A window of the Puniceicoccus vermicola genome harbors these coding sequences:
- a CDS encoding LysR family transcriptional regulator: protein MTTQLPRLDPEWLTTFLAISEHGGVLAASRALHLSQPALSARIQRLEDAVGQSLFHRTSQGMTLTDAGKRLLPVARKLPTLLREALETVDPENTLPQTAPLRLSASSTLSDFVFPTLIAEYARTHAIAGVELRSGNTDEVLAAVRSGRVNLGAVEGLTRAAGLHLEPFLHDEIVPVYSPEHLSSELIPTVSKAVSLETLRQLPLLWREYGSGTRRVIEDTLSHSGIRIQTLKPQYVFGSTMALKNAALAGLGIAFLPRRILQQELALHRLSIMNTKGLEIRRTFSWVLPSGDLPPELHSFYQWVLAHFHQDANV from the coding sequence ATGACGACGCAGCTCCCCCGACTGGATCCCGAATGGCTGACCACCTTCCTTGCCATCTCCGAGCACGGCGGGGTTTTGGCCGCCTCACGGGCTCTGCACCTTTCTCAACCTGCTCTTTCCGCCAGGATTCAACGACTGGAGGATGCGGTCGGCCAGAGCCTCTTTCACCGCACCAGCCAAGGGATGACCCTCACGGATGCCGGAAAACGGCTTCTACCCGTAGCCCGGAAGCTCCCGACTCTCCTTCGTGAAGCGCTGGAGACCGTCGACCCCGAAAACACCCTACCGCAAACGGCGCCCCTTCGGCTCTCTGCCAGCTCAACCCTCTCCGATTTTGTCTTCCCCACCCTGATCGCCGAATACGCACGCACCCACGCGATCGCCGGCGTGGAACTGCGCTCAGGCAATACGGATGAAGTTTTGGCCGCGGTCCGGAGTGGTCGAGTCAACCTTGGCGCAGTGGAGGGACTCACCCGCGCGGCCGGACTCCACCTCGAGCCATTTCTCCACGACGAGATCGTTCCCGTCTATTCGCCCGAACACTTATCCAGTGAACTGATTCCCACGGTATCCAAAGCGGTCTCTCTTGAGACGTTACGCCAGCTCCCTTTGCTTTGGAGAGAGTACGGATCAGGGACCCGGCGGGTCATTGAGGATACCCTGAGCCATTCCGGAATCCGCATCCAAACCTTGAAGCCGCAATATGTTTTCGGGAGCACGATGGCTCTCAAGAACGCAGCGCTGGCGGGCCTGGGCATCGCATTTCTCCCGCGGCGGATTCTGCAACAGGAGCTCGCCTTGCACCGACTTTCCATCATGAACACCAAGGGCCTGGAGATTCGACGAACGTTCAGCTGGGTTCTCCCCTCCGGAGATCTTCCACCAGAGCTGCATTCGTTCTATCAGTGGGTTCTCGCCCACTTCCACCAAGACGCCA
- a CDS encoding YeiH family protein: MDRLLVKERTMAWMIPFGAMWVLVFGATGALSLLLGILVAQIGANRDPIRWTGWAHRLLQLSIIGLGAGIDLPTVARAGIDGMGVTLVSITVIVLGGIGLAKLFKVPGETGVLISVGTAICGGSAIAAVSGVLRPRSHHTATAIGVVFLLNAIALFLFPFVGHLFGLTQVQFGWWAALAIHDTSSVVGAGLAYGPEALVLATTVKLARSLWIVPVVFAIAYVRNRRKKAGAEAEDGDSNRKAAMPWFILGFLAMATIAWLGPQGEAVEQMIFHGSQRTLSVALFLIGTGLSPQILKKVGWRPVAQGVALWIPTALISMGAILFWG, translated from the coding sequence ATGGATCGATTATTGGTGAAGGAGAGAACGATGGCGTGGATGATTCCTTTCGGGGCGATGTGGGTGCTTGTCTTCGGGGCGACCGGCGCGCTTTCACTTCTTCTCGGGATTCTCGTTGCCCAGATTGGGGCCAATCGCGATCCAATCCGCTGGACAGGCTGGGCCCATCGTTTGTTGCAGCTGTCCATCATTGGTCTGGGAGCGGGAATTGACCTCCCAACCGTAGCGCGGGCGGGAATCGATGGGATGGGGGTGACCCTGGTTTCGATTACCGTCATTGTCCTTGGAGGAATCGGATTGGCAAAGCTGTTCAAAGTTCCCGGAGAGACAGGCGTCCTCATCAGTGTCGGTACGGCCATTTGCGGGGGAAGCGCCATCGCGGCAGTTTCGGGAGTTTTACGCCCGCGTTCTCACCATACGGCAACCGCGATTGGCGTGGTTTTCCTCCTCAACGCGATCGCGCTCTTCCTTTTTCCGTTTGTAGGACACCTCTTCGGTCTCACTCAGGTCCAATTCGGGTGGTGGGCGGCACTCGCCATTCATGACACGAGTTCGGTCGTCGGCGCGGGGCTGGCCTACGGTCCGGAAGCCTTGGTTCTGGCCACAACCGTAAAACTTGCCCGCTCGTTGTGGATCGTGCCAGTGGTCTTTGCGATTGCCTATGTGCGGAATCGCCGGAAAAAGGCCGGAGCCGAAGCCGAAGACGGGGACAGCAACCGCAAGGCAGCCATGCCTTGGTTCATTCTCGGATTCCTGGCGATGGCCACGATCGCCTGGCTCGGGCCTCAAGGCGAGGCCGTTGAGCAAATGATCTTCCACGGTAGCCAGCGCACCCTGAGTGTAGCTCTCTTCCTCATCGGAACCGGACTCAGCCCTCAAATCCTCAAAAAAGTAGGCTGGCGCCCGGTAGCGCAAGGAGTAGCCCTCTGGATCCCCACCGCATTGATCTCCATGGGAGCGATACTCTTCTGGGGCTGA